In the Leptotrichia sp. oral taxon 223 genome, TGAGAACCATATTTTACCATCTTGTGTTAGTAGGAACTTTTATTTATGGGAGTGTTGTCCACATATGGTATTTAATATTCAATAAAGGTGAAAAAAGATACCGATATGTGTGCAGAGTAGCCAAAAACTGGGGGAAAAATCTAATCTGGGGAGCTGGAAGCAAAGTAAACGTTATTTACAAAAATGGTAGCGAAGAAGAAATAAAAAAAATACGGGAAACAAACGAGGCAGTCATATTAATTTCAAATCATCAGAGCAACGTGGATATTCCTGCATTACTTGGGTATTTTCCGCTTGATTTTTCATTCATTGCAAAGAAGGAAATGAAAAGATGGCCTGCAATTGGACGTTGGATGCGTTCCTTTGATTGCATATTTCTGGATAGGAAAAATGCAAGACAGGG is a window encoding:
- a CDS encoding 1-acyl-sn-glycerol-3-phosphate acyltransferase, producing the protein MRTIFYHLVLVGTFIYGSVVHIWYLIFNKGEKRYRYVCRVAKNWGKNLIWGAGSKVNVIYKNGSEEEIKKIRETNEAVILISNHQSNVDIPALLGYFPLDFSFIAKKEMKRWPAIGRWMRSFDCIFLDRKNARQGMKDMKDAISKIKKGHSYVIFPEGSRSEDGTIGEFKKGSFKLATDTDARIVPITIVGTYEVQSRKSLKVTSNKNIKIIVDKPVDLKEMSREEKKDVHNIVNRIIKENYKKEKNL